A genomic segment from Flavobacterium litorale encodes:
- a CDS encoding ABC-F family ATP-binding cassette domain-containing protein: MITADALSVQFGGTTLFSDVSFSINETDKIALMGKNGAGKSTLLKIIAGVNKPSSGAVSAPKDTVIAYLPQHLLTEDDATVFEETSKAFAGIFKMKAEIDALNEELTVRTDYESDAYYKIIEKVSELSEKFYAIEEINYEAEVEKVLKGMGFTSNDFSRPTSEFSGGWRMRIELAKILLQKPDLILLDEPTNHMDIESIQWLEDFLVNDAKAVMVISHDRAFVDSITTRTIEVTMGRIYDYKAKYSHYLELRKDRRAHQQKAYEEQQKMIAENMEFIERFKGTYSKTLQVQSRVKMLEKLVMVEVDEVDTSALRLKFPPAPRSGQYPVVVNELSKSYDNHVVFKNADMVIERGQKVAFVGKNGEGKSTMVKAIMDEINYEGKLEVGHNVQIGYFAQNQAAMLDENLTVFETIDQIAVGDIRTQIKNLLGAFMFSGDDTTKKVKVLSGGEKTRLAMIKLLLEPVNLLILDEPTNHLDMKTKDIIKDALKAFDGTLILVSHDRDFLDGLVTKVFEFGNKRVKEHFEDIKGFLEYKKMENLNEIEK, encoded by the coding sequence ATGATTACTGCAGATGCTCTTTCGGTACAATTTGGAGGTACCACACTTTTTAGCGACGTTTCGTTTTCTATAAATGAGACCGATAAAATAGCCCTAATGGGTAAAAATGGAGCAGGAAAATCTACCCTACTAAAAATTATAGCTGGTGTAAACAAACCCTCTTCGGGTGCTGTATCGGCACCAAAAGATACTGTTATAGCCTATTTGCCACAGCATTTGCTTACTGAAGATGATGCTACCGTGTTTGAAGAAACATCCAAAGCGTTTGCAGGTATTTTTAAGATGAAGGCAGAAATTGATGCTTTAAATGAAGAACTTACGGTACGTACCGATTATGAATCGGATGCCTACTATAAAATTATCGAGAAAGTATCCGAACTTAGTGAGAAATTCTACGCCATAGAAGAAATAAATTATGAAGCTGAAGTAGAAAAGGTGCTAAAAGGAATGGGCTTTACAAGTAACGATTTTTCGCGCCCTACATCTGAATTTAGTGGTGGCTGGCGTATGCGTATTGAATTGGCGAAAATTCTACTACAAAAGCCCGATTTAATACTATTGGATGAGCCTACCAACCATATGGACATAGAGAGCATCCAGTGGCTAGAAGATTTTTTAGTAAACGATGCCAAAGCCGTAATGGTAATTAGCCACGACCGCGCTTTTGTAGACAGTATAACTACCCGTACTATAGAGGTTACTATGGGGCGCATTTACGACTATAAGGCGAAATACTCGCACTATTTAGAGTTACGAAAAGACCGCCGAGCACACCAACAAAAAGCATACGAAGAGCAGCAGAAGATGATTGCTGAAAATATGGAGTTTATAGAGCGTTTTAAGGGCACCTACTCCAAAACATTACAAGTACAATCGCGTGTAAAAATGCTTGAAAAACTGGTAATGGTTGAGGTGGATGAGGTGGATACCTCGGCACTCCGATTAAAGTTTCCGCCCGCACCACGTTCGGGGCAATACCCTGTAGTGGTAAACGAGCTATCCAAATCGTATGATAACCATGTGGTATTTAAAAATGCTGATATGGTTATTGAGCGTGGGCAGAAAGTAGCTTTTGTTGGTAAAAATGGCGAAGGAAAATCGACTATGGTAAAAGCTATTATGGACGAAATTAATTATGAGGGCAAATTAGAAGTAGGACACAACGTGCAAATAGGATACTTTGCCCAAAACCAAGCCGCTATGCTTGATGAAAATTTAACGGTATTTGAAACAATAGACCAAATTGCTGTGGGCGATATCCGAACACAAATTAAAAACCTGTTGGGAGCTTTTATGTTTAGTGGTGATGATACGACCAAAAAAGTAAAAGTATTATCGGGTGGTGAGAAAACTAGACTTGCTATGATAAAGTTACTACTTGAGCCTGTTAATCTTTTGATATTGGATGAGCCTACTAACCACCTTGATATGAAAACCAAAGATATTATTAAAGATGCCCTTAAAGCTTTTGATGGTACGCTGATATTAGTATCGCACGATAGGGATTTTTTAGATGGATTGGTAACTAAAGTATTTGAGTTTGGTAATAAACGCGTAAAAGAACATTTTGAAGATATTAAAGGTTTCTTAGAATATAAAAAGATGGAAAACCTGAATGAGATAGAGAAATAG
- a CDS encoding GNAT family N-acetyltransferase, which yields MLQSERLYYREILPTDDKAMFALDSDPEVHRYLGNNPVTTIEQSREYIKNIRQQYQDNGIGRMAVFIKVTDEFIGWAGLKLEHNVNGYAQFYDVGYRFIKKFWGNGYATESALFFVDYGFNELKLDKIVGCAMVAHSASRRALEKAGLQFIENFDYGDGEICAWYEIVNPNSK from the coding sequence ATGCTACAATCAGAACGCTTATACTACCGTGAAATACTCCCTACCGATGATAAAGCGATGTTCGCTTTAGATTCCGATCCCGAAGTACATCGTTATTTGGGTAATAACCCAGTAACTACTATTGAGCAGAGTAGGGAATACATTAAAAATATTAGGCAACAATACCAAGATAATGGTATTGGTCGCATGGCTGTTTTTATAAAAGTAACAGACGAGTTTATAGGTTGGGCAGGTTTAAAGTTAGAACATAATGTAAACGGTTATGCTCAGTTTTATGATGTAGGGTATCGTTTCATTAAAAAATTTTGGGGTAATGGTTATGCTACTGAATCAGCTTTGTTTTTTGTAGATTATGGTTTTAACGAATTAAAGCTAGACAAAATAGTTGGTTGTGCAATGGTAGCCCATAGTGCCTCCCGGCGTGCGTTAGAAAAAGCAGGCTTACAATTTATAGAAAATTTCGATTACGGAGATGGAGAGATTTGTGCATGGTATGAAATAGTAAATCCTAACTCCAAATAA
- a CDS encoding putative signal transducing protein — protein sequence MGMVKVYAGSEILALNVQAKLEEAGISTIVKDNIESATLSGFGSFGQTVQVFVNEEDVAKATGIIGT from the coding sequence ATGGGAATGGTAAAAGTATACGCAGGTAGCGAAATTTTGGCGCTAAACGTACAGGCAAAGCTAGAAGAAGCAGGTATAAGCACAATAGTTAAAGATAATATTGAATCGGCAACTCTATCAGGTTTTGGCTCTTTTGGGCAAACCGTACAAGTTTTTGTTAACGAAGAAGACGTAGCAAAAGCTACAGGAATAATAGGAACATAA
- a CDS encoding DEAD/DEAH box helicase, with amino-acid sequence MFLKKINPNLSEALERAGITVPTELQKRTFGTIKSGADCVIAAPSNSGKTTAIAIGVIQKLEAAFEQSPRALIIVADKPKVLEMEELFNKYAKHTDLRVYGVYEQGDMDYDKNQISAGIDVLIGTAGRLNQMFSVAGFDINRLKMFIVDDAAPLFKIRHDAKIARMSDGITKTQRIFFTDEITDRVESVADRIMIEPTFFEFDENDGKE; translated from the coding sequence GTGTTTTTAAAAAAAATAAATCCAAACCTTTCAGAGGCATTAGAGCGAGCAGGTATAACAGTACCAACCGAGTTACAAAAGCGTACTTTTGGTACTATAAAAAGTGGTGCCGACTGTGTTATAGCTGCACCAAGTAATAGCGGAAAAACTACAGCCATAGCAATTGGCGTGATACAAAAACTAGAAGCTGCTTTTGAGCAATCGCCTAGAGCATTAATAATTGTTGCGGATAAGCCCAAAGTACTCGAAATGGAAGAGCTATTTAATAAATATGCCAAACATACCGATTTGCGAGTGTATGGCGTGTATGAGCAAGGCGATATGGATTATGATAAAAACCAGATATCAGCAGGGATTGATGTATTAATTGGTACGGCAGGCAGATTAAACCAGATGTTTTCGGTGGCTGGATTTGATATAAACAGGCTTAAAATGTTTATTGTAGATGATGCAGCACCGCTATTTAAAATAAGGCACGATGCTAAAATAGCCCGAATGTCGGATGGTATTACCAAAACACAACGTATTTTTTTTACTGACGAAATTACCGATAGAGTAGAATCGGTAGCAGACAGAATAATGATAGAACCTACATTTTTTGAATTTGACGAAAATGACGGCAAAGAATAG
- a CDS encoding sigma-54-dependent transcriptional regulator, with protein MSKILIIEDEAAIRRVLSKILAEESDAYTVEEAADGLEGTEMIKNDDYDLVLCDIKMPKMDGVEVLEAIKKIKPEIPFVMISGHGDLETAIQTMRLGAFDYISKPPDLNRLLNTVRNALDRKVLVVENKRLKKKVSKNYEMVGNSEPINHIKEIIEKVAPTDARVLITGPNGTGKELVAHWLHEKSERSSAPFIEVNCAAIPSELIESELFGHVKGAFTSAVKDRAGKFEAAHKGTIFLDEIGDMSLPAQAKVLRALQENMIQRVGADKDIKIDVRIVAATNKDLKKEIEEGRFREDLYHRLAVILVKVPALNDRREDIPLLVEHFTAKIAAEQGTIQKRFAPDAIKLLQEYDWTGNIRELRNVVERLIILGSKEISKNDVKLFASK; from the coding sequence ATGTCTAAAATATTAATTATAGAAGACGAAGCAGCAATACGTCGTGTACTTAGTAAAATACTTGCCGAAGAAAGTGATGCCTACACCGTAGAGGAGGCTGCAGATGGTTTGGAAGGTACAGAAATGATAAAAAATGACGATTATGATTTGGTACTTTGCGATATAAAAATGCCAAAAATGGATGGTGTTGAGGTGTTGGAAGCCATTAAAAAAATAAAACCCGAAATACCCTTTGTAATGATATCGGGACATGGTGATCTTGAAACGGCAATACAAACCATGCGTTTAGGAGCTTTTGACTATATCTCTAAACCACCCGATTTAAATCGGTTGCTAAATACAGTACGCAACGCCTTAGACCGTAAAGTACTGGTAGTAGAAAACAAACGGCTAAAGAAGAAAGTTAGCAAAAACTACGAAATGGTAGGTAATAGCGAGCCTATCAATCATATAAAAGAAATTATAGAAAAAGTAGCACCAACTGATGCTCGCGTGCTTATTACAGGTCCTAACGGTACAGGTAAAGAGCTAGTAGCCCATTGGCTGCACGAAAAAAGCGAACGCTCATCGGCACCATTTATAGAAGTAAATTGTGCTGCAATTCCATCAGAATTAATAGAAAGTGAGTTATTTGGGCACGTTAAAGGTGCATTTACAAGTGCTGTTAAGGACAGGGCAGGTAAATTTGAAGCAGCCCACAAAGGCACAATATTTTTAGATGAAATTGGCGATATGAGTTTACCCGCACAAGCCAAAGTATTACGTGCCTTGCAAGAAAATATGATACAACGCGTAGGGGCAGACAAGGATATAAAAATAGACGTACGTATAGTAGCTGCAACGAACAAAGATTTAAAAAAGGAAATTGAAGAGGGACGTTTCCGTGAAGATTTATACCATCGTCTTGCCGTAATATTAGTAAAAGTACCTGCACTTAACGACAGGCGTGAGGATATTCCGTTATTAGTAGAGCATTTTACAGCTAAAATTGCAGCAGAGCAAGGTACTATTCAAAAACGATTTGCTCCCGATGCAATAAAGTTACTACAGGAGTACGATTGGACAGGTAACATACGCGAACTGCGCAATGTAGTAGAACGTTTAATTATTTTGGGCAGTAAAGAAATTTCAAAAAACGATGTAAAGCTTTTTGCGAGTAAGTAA